One segment of Acidianus sp. HS-5 DNA contains the following:
- a CDS encoding beta-ribofuranosylaminobenzene 5'-phosphate synthase family protein, producing MMKLIGLSRIHITLFDLEGKYGRLDGGMGVALKYPRIVIKDGECEEVNIEGVPKERFCIEEDYPAHVGLGHTTQYLLSVAKYAFEKNFQKKTSVEVAKLVKRGSTSGIGVHAFEYGGFIVDGGHSLKVKKEALPSDFSTAPPPPLLLRVDFPWYIYVNIPEGKRIFGKEELMAFKNAKLEGLDTLARVVLMEFIPSVIEKDLESVLDALDMIQKLGFKKIEVSLQTDKVRELMKGLKNKGFSSGISSFGPAVYTFVNSRREGEELVSTFGGFLVEPNNKGARVIWS from the coding sequence ATAATGAAGCTTATAGGTCTTTCAAGGATTCATATTACATTATTCGATCTTGAGGGTAAGTATGGTAGATTAGACGGAGGAATGGGAGTTGCACTAAAGTATCCAAGGATAGTTATCAAAGACGGTGAATGTGAGGAAGTTAACATAGAAGGAGTTCCTAAAGAAAGATTTTGCATAGAAGAAGACTATCCTGCTCACGTAGGTTTAGGGCATACTACACAATATTTATTATCAGTAGCAAAATATGCATTTGAAAAAAACTTTCAAAAGAAGACTTCAGTAGAGGTAGCTAAACTTGTTAAGAGAGGTTCAACTTCCGGAATAGGAGTACATGCATTTGAATATGGAGGATTTATAGTAGATGGAGGTCATTCATTAAAAGTCAAGAAAGAGGCATTACCCTCAGATTTTTCAACAGCACCGCCTCCACCCCTCCTTTTAAGAGTAGACTTTCCTTGGTACATTTACGTTAACATTCCTGAAGGAAAAAGAATATTCGGCAAGGAAGAACTAATGGCATTTAAAAACGCTAAACTTGAAGGATTAGATACTTTGGCTAGAGTAGTTCTCATGGAATTTATACCATCCGTAATAGAGAAGGACCTAGAAAGCGTTTTAGATGCGCTGGATATGATACAAAAGTTAGGTTTTAAGAAAATAGAAGTGTCTTTACAAACAGATAAGGTACGAGAGCTTATGAAAGGACTTAAAAATAAGGGCTTTTCTAGCGGTATCTCTTCTTTCGGTCCTGCAGTTTACACTTTTGTTAATTCAAGAAGAGAAGGAGAAGAACTAGTTTCTACATTCGGCGGGTTTTTAGTAGAACCTAACAATAAGGGGGCAAGGGTGATTTGGAGCTAG
- a CDS encoding class I adenylate-forming enzyme family protein, with protein sequence MSLANVLYEWYKKNPSKVFLEGDRTLTYQQVVDEIRKTASLISPGETVAYIMFNSTRSVINYLSIYWAGGKVVAIDPLTSAEDLKFILEDSQPSLVLTDNEVLEREKNILKEYKTIVDSTGTYEQTSPYEYREDEVGLIYYYAGIAGRTMQVLHSAERVELNSASIYNAIKLKEISSILTVPLAHVLGNSVLGVTLEAGGFMYVMKKFDPKETISAIDKYSINYLATVPMVYDALANENGSLNSLRLCISTAAPLFPSTIKAFKERFNKDIVQQYGFTEGLVVTYQPQEFSQVISIGKPLPNAEVKIMKDDKIEANIGETGELWVKAPWLMLGYKDEEETRRVFEGEWLKTGDLVSADNNGLLYFKGIKKRMLKYKGYPIFPRDLEEILLSHPLVKEAFVYGEDSGNLGTQPVAKVLVKEKKEGLEDELLNYVNQRVAFYKRLKKVYIVDKIE encoded by the coding sequence ATGAGCTTAGCAAATGTGCTTTACGAATGGTATAAGAAAAATCCGTCTAAGGTATTTTTAGAAGGAGATAGAACTCTAACTTATCAACAAGTAGTTGACGAAATCAGGAAAACTGCATCACTGATCTCTCCAGGAGAAACTGTGGCTTATATAATGTTTAACTCCACAAGGTCAGTAATAAATTACTTAAGCATTTACTGGGCAGGAGGAAAAGTAGTTGCAATAGATCCTTTAACTTCTGCTGAGGATTTAAAATTCATTTTAGAAGATTCTCAACCATCTTTAGTTTTAACAGATAATGAAGTATTGGAAAGGGAAAAGAACATATTAAAGGAGTATAAGACAATAGTAGACTCTACCGGCACTTATGAACAGACTTCTCCTTATGAATATAGAGAAGATGAGGTAGGCTTAATTTATTATTATGCAGGAATAGCCGGAAGAACTATGCAGGTATTGCACAGCGCAGAGAGAGTTGAATTAAACTCTGCTTCTATATATAATGCAATAAAATTAAAGGAAATTTCTAGCATATTAACAGTGCCTTTAGCACATGTTTTAGGGAATAGCGTTCTAGGAGTTACTCTAGAAGCAGGAGGATTTATGTACGTAATGAAAAAATTCGATCCAAAGGAAACTATATCAGCTATTGATAAGTATTCAATAAATTATCTGGCAACAGTTCCTATGGTTTACGATGCATTAGCTAATGAGAACGGCAGTCTTAATAGCTTAAGACTCTGCATCAGTACTGCAGCACCTTTATTTCCTTCAACAATAAAGGCATTTAAGGAAAGGTTTAACAAGGACATCGTACAGCAATACGGTTTTACTGAAGGTCTTGTAGTAACTTATCAGCCTCAGGAATTTTCTCAAGTGATAAGCATAGGAAAGCCTTTACCTAATGCTGAAGTAAAGATAATGAAAGACGATAAGATCGAAGCAAACATAGGAGAAACTGGAGAATTGTGGGTAAAAGCTCCTTGGCTTATGTTGGGCTATAAGGATGAGGAAGAGACTAGAAGAGTATTTGAAGGAGAATGGCTAAAAACTGGGGATTTAGTAAGTGCAGATAATAATGGTTTGCTTTATTTTAAAGGCATAAAAAAGAGAATGCTAAAATATAAGGGATATCCAATATTTCCTAGAGATTTAGAAGAAATTCTCCTCTCTCATCCTTTAGTAAAGGAAGCCTTTGTTTACGGAGAAGATTCAGGAAATCTGGGAACTCAACCAGTAGCAAAGGTTTTAGTTAAGGAGAAAAAAGAAGGCCTTGAAGACGAATTGCTTAATTATGTTAACCAGAGAGTCGCATTTTATAAGAGGTTAAAGAAAGTATATATAGTGGATAAAATTGAGTGA
- the trxA gene encoding thioredoxin, with protein MSEIESLIKEIAEKLQKRAENVKSPKFEPESVSEDKFDEILSKNKVVIIDCWADWCAPCHLYEPIFNKIAEKYKDKVFFGRLNVDENQKIADKYNVLNIPTTLIFVDGQLKDSLVGAVDENTLEDTIKKYIHDN; from the coding sequence TTGAGTGAAATTGAGTCTTTAATAAAGGAGATTGCGGAAAAGTTGCAAAAGAGAGCAGAAAATGTTAAGTCACCTAAGTTTGAGCCTGAAAGCGTTAGTGAAGATAAATTTGATGAAATACTTTCTAAAAATAAAGTTGTGATAATTGATTGTTGGGCAGATTGGTGCGCCCCTTGTCATTTATACGAACCAATATTTAATAAGATAGCAGAAAAATACAAGGATAAAGTATTTTTTGGAAGACTTAATGTTGATGAAAACCAGAAAATCGCCGACAAATATAACGTGCTAAATATACCTACAACACTAATTTTCGTTGATGGTCAGCTTAAGGATTCTCTAGTGGGGGCAGTTGATGAAAATACTTTAGAAGATACCATAAAGAAATATATTCATGACAATTGA
- a CDS encoding ATP-binding cassette domain-containing protein, with the protein MTIEAKVEKKLGTFLLNAQIKEKGIICITGKNGSGKTTFLRSIAGFLNIDEGYVKINNKDVTKFPPEKREIALVTSESYIPGIKVRSHLIWGAKIRKIKYDEEDLEEYKDLLGGISLDEKVDKLSLGQKERVSILTAILSKPKVILIDEAFSNINNKEDFIESIIELIRKNSIELIFTTQDINDSHFANSHLRMEEGKLLKIF; encoded by the coding sequence ATGACAATTGAAGCTAAAGTAGAGAAAAAACTAGGTACTTTTCTCCTTAATGCTCAAATTAAAGAGAAAGGAATAATATGCATTACTGGAAAGAACGGTAGTGGAAAAACCACTTTTTTGAGAAGTATAGCTGGTTTTTTGAATATTGATGAAGGTTATGTAAAGATTAATAATAAAGATGTTACCAAGTTTCCTCCAGAAAAGAGAGAAATAGCCTTAGTGACTTCAGAGTCATACATTCCAGGGATAAAGGTAAGGTCACATTTAATATGGGGTGCCAAAATTAGGAAAATCAAATATGATGAAGAAGATCTTGAGGAATATAAGGACTTGTTAGGCGGAATATCGTTAGATGAAAAGGTTGATAAATTAAGTCTAGGGCAAAAAGAAAGAGTTTCCATACTTACTGCTATACTTTCTAAACCTAAAGTTATACTTATAGATGAAGCATTCTCAAATATTAACAATAAAGAAGATTTCATAGAAAGTATTATTGAGCTAATACGTAAAAATTCCATAGAATTAATATTTACAACCCAGGATATAAACGATTCTCATTTTGCAAATTCTCATTTACGCATGGAAGAAGGAAAATTGTTAAAAATTTTTTAA
- the glnA gene encoding type I glutamate--ammonia ligase codes for MPSTPEDMLKFLKDNKIEWVDLQFTDVPGRLHHITIPASEFDEDSVKTGFGKLDGSSIKGFTMIYESDMVLLPVPETMTLIPWTPGVARVITKVFWGGGKGRFERDPRFIAEEAERYQQSQGYTSFFGPELEFFIFDKLDLDVATPQRGTGYKIIAREAPWQNNGGFIIRYKEGYYPAPPVDQLMDVRLEAVETLVKYFGFTIEATHHEVATGGQGEIDFRFSTLADTADKVQTLKYVLKNVAAKHGMIATFMPKPMFGDNGTGMHTHFSLWTSDGKKNLMYDPNDEYAEISQTGRYVIGGILHHARALSAIVSASVNSYRRLVPGFEAPVYIAWSKSNRSAIIRVPSYYRGIEKAKRIEYRAPDPSSNPYMAFSAVLMAALDGVNKKIDPGDPVDENIYHLTPEKRKQLGIKELPRSLDEALDELESDKEFLKPVFNSTILDAYIDLKREEAKTLQMYPHPMELYYYLDS; via the coding sequence ATGCCATCAACTCCAGAAGACATGTTAAAGTTCCTAAAAGATAATAAAATTGAATGGGTAGATTTACAATTCACAGATGTGCCAGGAAGATTACACCACATAACTATACCTGCAAGTGAATTTGATGAAGATAGCGTAAAGACAGGTTTCGGAAAATTAGACGGAAGTAGCATAAAAGGATTCACAATGATTTACGAAAGCGATATGGTACTATTACCAGTACCAGAAACTATGACACTTATTCCGTGGACACCAGGAGTTGCAAGAGTTATAACGAAAGTATTCTGGGGCGGAGGAAAAGGAAGATTTGAAAGAGATCCAAGATTCATAGCAGAAGAAGCAGAGAGATATCAGCAATCTCAAGGTTATACTTCCTTCTTTGGTCCAGAATTAGAATTCTTTATTTTTGACAAACTAGACCTCGATGTAGCTACTCCTCAGAGAGGAACAGGATACAAAATTATTGCAAGAGAAGCACCATGGCAAAATAATGGAGGATTTATAATCAGATATAAAGAAGGATATTATCCGGCACCTCCTGTAGATCAATTAATGGATGTAAGGCTTGAGGCAGTAGAAACTTTAGTCAAGTACTTCGGTTTTACAATAGAGGCTACTCACCATGAAGTAGCTACTGGAGGCCAAGGAGAAATAGACTTCAGGTTCTCTACATTGGCAGATACTGCAGATAAAGTACAAACCCTAAAATACGTCTTAAAGAACGTTGCGGCAAAACATGGTATGATAGCAACTTTCATGCCTAAGCCGATGTTTGGAGATAATGGAACAGGAATGCATACTCACTTCAGCTTATGGACTTCAGACGGTAAGAAGAACCTAATGTACGACCCTAATGACGAATATGCAGAAATAAGCCAAACTGGAAGATATGTGATTGGAGGAATTTTACATCATGCTAGAGCATTATCTGCAATAGTTTCCGCGTCAGTTAATAGTTATAGGAGACTAGTGCCAGGATTTGAAGCTCCGGTATATATTGCATGGAGTAAGTCAAACAGAAGCGCAATAATAAGAGTACCTTCGTATTATAGAGGAATAGAAAAAGCGAAAAGGATAGAGTACCGTGCACCAGATCCTTCATCTAACCCATACATGGCATTTTCAGCAGTATTGATGGCTGCATTAGACGGAGTTAACAAGAAAATAGACCCAGGAGATCCTGTAGATGAGAATATTTATCATTTAACTCCAGAAAAGAGAAAACAATTAGGAATTAAAGAATTACCAAGATCTTTAGATGAAGCACTTGACGAGTTAGAGAGTGATAAAGAATTCTTAAAACCCGTATTTAACTCTACAATACTTGATGCATACATAGACTTGAAGAGGGAAGAAGCTAAGACTTTACAAATGTATCCACATCCAATGGAGTTATACTATTACCTAGACTCCTAA
- a CDS encoding winged helix-turn-helix transcriptional regulator has protein sequence MAGRDKIINILKARGSLPQTELVKISGMSKSRVSEILNELEKEGIISRKQLAGKNLIVSLNETKFLKLGIINAAEYPFIIPFVKKLKEKGIEVEIKIYDNGLQVTKDLALGKIDMGFSPVISQIIFSKIFDINIIAGGAKGGAGIIGESCNIGSTVMSSMETWTLTEVKNANIIPFNSPQELVSSFETKKVSAIAIWEPYLSILESKGHKITHLFEPNHCCTLAVRSSLEDEDKVKEVYEDAFSWFLSSKDRWISDYSNLLNEDYNVMKKATERYYFDSYLDLKEVYKNLKKLNVYVPA, from the coding sequence ATGGCAGGAAGAGATAAGATTATCAACATTCTCAAAGCGAGAGGATCATTACCTCAAACTGAGCTAGTAAAAATTTCTGGAATGTCAAAAAGTAGAGTATCGGAAATACTTAACGAATTAGAGAAAGAAGGAATAATATCTAGAAAGCAACTTGCGGGCAAGAATTTAATAGTATCCTTGAATGAAACAAAATTCCTTAAACTAGGCATAATAAATGCAGCAGAGTATCCGTTTATTATTCCGTTTGTAAAAAAGCTTAAGGAAAAAGGAATAGAAGTAGAGATAAAAATCTACGATAACGGTCTTCAAGTTACCAAAGACCTGGCCTTAGGAAAGATAGATATGGGTTTTTCCCCAGTTATCTCTCAAATTATATTTTCAAAAATATTTGATATAAATATTATAGCAGGTGGAGCAAAAGGAGGTGCAGGAATTATAGGTGAGTCGTGCAATATAGGTTCTACAGTAATGTCCAGCATGGAAACATGGACATTAACAGAAGTAAAGAATGCTAATATAATACCTTTCAATTCTCCACAAGAATTAGTAAGCAGCTTTGAAACTAAAAAAGTCTCGGCAATAGCTATATGGGAACCTTATTTATCGATATTAGAGTCTAAAGGGCACAAAATAACTCATTTATTTGAGCCAAATCATTGTTGCACATTAGCAGTAAGATCTTCACTAGAAGATGAAGATAAGGTAAAAGAAGTATACGAGGACGCGTTTTCCTGGTTCCTGTCTTCAAAAGATAGGTGGATTTCAGATTATTCCAATTTATTAAATGAAGATTATAACGTAATGAAAAAAGCTACTGAAAGGTATTATTTTGATAGTTATCTGGATTTAAAAGAAGTTTATAAGAATTTGAAAAAATTAAATGTTTATGTTCCAGCTTAG
- the folE gene encoding GTP cyclohydrolase I FolE: METSISQEKLVEEIARRVREILELLGEDPNREGLKETPERVARALIEMTSGLRTAPPKIKVFNAREMGEDTAETENGDQVILIRDIQFSSLCEHHLLPFIGRIHVAYVPNDEDRVAGFSKIIRIVNYYSARPQIQERLVSQIADAIMNSEIKPKGVMVIGNGIHMCAYVRGVKDKEAKLVSVATRGVFKTNRALVNQVFRLLDTSHERSLRL, from the coding sequence ATGGAAACATCAATATCTCAAGAAAAATTGGTGGAAGAGATAGCAAGAAGGGTAAGGGAAATATTAGAACTTTTAGGAGAAGATCCTAACAGAGAAGGTTTGAAGGAAACTCCAGAAAGAGTTGCAAGAGCTTTAATAGAAATGACTTCAGGATTAAGAACTGCACCACCTAAAATAAAAGTATTTAATGCTAGAGAGATGGGAGAAGATACAGCAGAGACAGAGAACGGAGATCAAGTAATTCTAATTAGAGATATACAGTTCTCTTCTCTCTGCGAACATCATCTGTTACCATTTATAGGAAGGATTCATGTGGCATACGTTCCCAATGATGAAGATAGAGTTGCTGGCTTTAGTAAAATAATAAGAATAGTTAATTATTATTCTGCAAGGCCTCAGATACAAGAAAGATTAGTATCTCAAATAGCCGATGCAATAATGAACAGCGAAATAAAACCTAAAGGAGTAATGGTTATAGGTAACGGAATTCATATGTGCGCTTATGTAAGAGGAGTAAAGGATAAAGAAGCTAAACTAGTGTCAGTAGCTACTAGAGGAGTATTTAAGACAAATAGAGCTTTGGTTAATCAAGTGTTCAGACTTTTAGATACTAGCCACGAAAGAAGTTTAAGATTATAG
- a CDS encoding aminopeptidase P family protein, with product MMRIKKLHEISEKYNNTCIIISGDSNIYYLTGYEGAGIIIYCDGVATLLAPLLEENRAKEVNGLDVKIYYPSNIASGILVGSVSEIIPKFITRNSVALDVNWSNIGIYKILSSKYNLIDISNDISEMRSIKDDDELEKIKKAGEITSEAMKVSMDKILEGEITEKQLSGIIDYTMKASGAEDYAFPSIVAAGKNSAFPHHIPTDKKILENEDVVIDIGAKFDGYCFDSTRTFNVKGEVKKIYEIVLEAQLEAIDAVTSGMSAAEIDKIARKVIEKYGYGRYFVHSTGHGVGIEVHESPYISFNSNDVLKKNMVITVEPGIYLKDKFGVRIEDTLVVTNGKPEVLETAYKLL from the coding sequence ATTATGAGAATCAAAAAGCTTCATGAGATATCTGAAAAATATAATAATACATGTATAATAATATCAGGAGATTCTAATATTTATTATCTTACTGGATATGAAGGGGCAGGTATAATAATATATTGTGACGGAGTAGCAACGCTTTTAGCGCCGCTGCTTGAGGAGAATAGAGCAAAGGAAGTAAATGGACTAGACGTTAAAATATATTATCCAAGTAATATAGCTAGTGGAATTCTTGTTGGTTCTGTATCAGAAATTATACCGAAGTTCATCACTAGAAATTCTGTTGCATTGGATGTCAATTGGTCCAATATTGGTATTTACAAGATTTTATCATCAAAATATAACTTAATAGACATATCCAATGATATTTCTGAAATGCGTAGTATAAAAGATGACGATGAATTAGAAAAAATAAAGAAAGCAGGAGAAATAACCTCAGAAGCAATGAAAGTTAGTATGGACAAAATTTTGGAAGGTGAAATAACTGAAAAACAATTATCGGGAATAATAGATTACACAATGAAAGCCAGCGGTGCTGAAGATTACGCTTTCCCATCAATAGTTGCAGCGGGCAAAAACTCAGCATTCCCGCATCACATACCTACTGATAAGAAAATCTTAGAGAATGAGGACGTGGTTATAGATATAGGAGCAAAATTTGACGGCTATTGTTTCGATAGTACTAGAACTTTTAACGTTAAAGGAGAAGTGAAAAAAATTTACGAGATTGTTTTAGAAGCTCAGCTAGAGGCAATAGATGCAGTTACTTCTGGAATGAGCGCCGCAGAAATAGATAAAATTGCAAGGAAAGTTATAGAAAAATATGGCTATGGAAGATACTTTGTTCACTCTACCGGTCATGGTGTCGGTATAGAAGTTCATGAATCTCCTTATATATCGTTCAATTCCAACGACGTATTAAAGAAAAATATGGTAATAACTGTAGAGCCTGGAATATACCTTAAAGATAAGTTCGGAGTTAGGATTGAGGATACTTTGGTAGTAACTAATGGTAAACCCGAGGTTTTGGAAACAGCTTATAAGCTTTTGTAA
- the moaA gene encoding GTP 3',8-cyclase MoaA: MKDRFGRDLEDLRITLTHTCNFSCFFCHMEGEGNEYLSGLPLDDIILVAKASKDFGIKYIKLTGGEPTLRRDITDIIASLKSLGFEISMTTNGILLSRLAVKLKESGLSRVNVSLHALDRETFKKITGVDALDKVLEGIKTAIDVNLRPVKLNFVVNKMNINEVKEIIDFSERIGIDELHLIEMHPVGLGKSTFSYHENLSIIEDYLKKISTKVTIRNKHFRPRYYLNSGLVVEVIKPYANPIFCAGCNRIRLTVDGKLKTCLYREDKVIDISGILKSKLSKDEKLELVKEAFKLAIAIREPNFKYTL, translated from the coding sequence ATGAAGGACAGATTCGGAAGAGATCTTGAAGATTTAAGGATAACACTTACACATACATGTAATTTTTCATGCTTCTTTTGCCATATGGAAGGCGAAGGAAATGAGTATTTATCGGGTTTACCTTTAGACGATATAATTTTAGTAGCTAAGGCATCTAAAGATTTTGGAATAAAATACATAAAGTTGACAGGAGGAGAACCAACTTTAAGAAGAGACATAACTGACATTATTGCAAGTTTAAAATCTTTAGGCTTCGAAATTTCCATGACTACCAACGGTATTTTACTCTCCAGATTAGCAGTAAAATTAAAAGAATCGGGTCTATCAAGAGTTAACGTTAGTCTTCACGCATTAGATAGAGAAACTTTTAAGAAAATTACTGGAGTTGACGCATTAGATAAAGTTTTAGAAGGTATAAAAACAGCTATAGATGTCAACCTCAGGCCTGTAAAGTTAAATTTTGTTGTGAATAAAATGAATATTAACGAAGTAAAGGAAATTATAGACTTCTCGGAGAGAATTGGAATAGATGAATTACACTTAATTGAAATGCATCCAGTGGGACTAGGTAAGTCTACTTTTTCTTATCACGAAAACTTGAGTATAATTGAAGACTATTTAAAGAAGATTTCAACAAAGGTAACTATAAGGAATAAACACTTTAGACCTAGATATTATTTAAATTCCGGATTAGTAGTAGAAGTGATAAAACCTTATGCAAATCCGATATTCTGCGCTGGTTGTAATAGAATAAGACTTACAGTAGATGGTAAGTTAAAAACATGTTTATACAGAGAGGATAAGGTGATTGACATTTCTGGAATTCTTAAGTCCAAGCTATCAAAAGACGAAAAATTAGAATTAGTTAAGGAGGCATTCAAGTTAGCAATAGCTATTAGAGAGCCCAATTTTAAATATACATTATGA
- a CDS encoding serine/threonine protein kinase — protein MKLEDVIKSLYLQSKLVKLEEKEIVIKCYSTSAGIKWYFISSFFKSYPYASDPKERMNREIDFFTRSWKEIGTPKIIDMDYDTNCIMRDYIKGRPIEREEDFAMLGKAFKTIHESGIALGDTKIENFIINEKIYIIDAEQAIETNDEKYFAWDILVFLLFLSYKYINDLKNFEKMTKVFLDSYNPTQREVSHILNIENIGLLTLFPPMSLNFIKKITAEL, from the coding sequence ATGAAATTGGAAGATGTTATAAAATCACTATATTTACAGAGCAAGTTAGTAAAACTTGAAGAAAAAGAGATTGTAATTAAATGCTATTCTACGAGTGCGGGAATCAAGTGGTATTTTATCTCATCATTTTTTAAGTCATATCCTTATGCGTCAGACCCCAAAGAACGAATGAATAGAGAAATTGACTTTTTCACTAGATCATGGAAAGAAATTGGAACTCCAAAAATCATCGATATGGATTATGATACTAATTGTATAATGAGAGATTATATTAAAGGGAGGCCAATAGAAAGAGAAGAAGACTTTGCTATGTTAGGCAAAGCATTTAAGACAATTCATGAAAGTGGAATTGCATTAGGAGATACTAAAATTGAAAATTTCATTATAAATGAGAAAATCTATATTATTGATGCTGAACAAGCTATAGAGACTAACGATGAAAAATATTTTGCGTGGGATATTTTAGTTTTTCTGTTATTCTTAAGCTATAAATATATAAATGATTTAAAGAATTTTGAAAAAATGACTAAAGTGTTTTTAGATTCCTATAATCCTACACAAAGAGAGGTCTCTCATATTCTCAATATCGAGAATATAGGGCTACTAACTTTATTTCCGCCAATGTCTTTAAATTTTATCAAAAAAATTACTGCAGAACTTTAA
- a CDS encoding PLP-dependent cysteine synthase family protein — MSKDLHIFEDPIELLENMWPTPLLRLKIGEDVWAKLEFYNPFSHSIKDRTAWFLFKQALENGANEIVEATSGNLGVALASLSAIFNKKFTSFIPARAPQSFRVMMKVLGAQVIQAGKSTTELLPLVKQYSKSTGALHLDQFRNPLNYMTHYYTTAKEIDEQLEYLNKKPQRIIATAGTGGHLTGIAKYFNEKYGSDVEIVGVQPAEGERIPGIKRQDANSFTNLVKIDRMMDITRNDAIEGIKDVARSTGILIGISAGATVAAYKKLADYKTTVLIFPDDAFKYFMELDDIDSKV, encoded by the coding sequence GTGTCAAAAGATCTTCACATATTTGAAGACCCTATAGAACTTTTAGAAAATATGTGGCCTACTCCACTTTTAAGATTAAAAATAGGAGAAGATGTATGGGCAAAACTCGAGTTCTATAATCCTTTCAGTCATAGTATAAAAGATAGGACTGCATGGTTTCTCTTTAAGCAAGCATTAGAGAATGGCGCGAATGAAATAGTTGAAGCGACGTCGGGCAATCTCGGCGTGGCGTTAGCTTCACTTTCTGCAATATTTAATAAGAAATTTACTTCTTTTATCCCAGCAAGAGCTCCACAAAGTTTTAGAGTTATGATGAAAGTTTTAGGGGCTCAAGTTATACAAGCAGGGAAATCTACTACAGAGCTATTACCTTTAGTAAAACAGTATTCAAAAAGTACTGGTGCATTACATTTGGATCAGTTTAGAAATCCATTAAATTATATGACCCATTATTATACTACCGCAAAGGAAATAGATGAACAGCTAGAATATCTAAATAAGAAACCTCAACGTATAATAGCTACAGCGGGGACAGGTGGTCATTTGACTGGAATAGCGAAATATTTTAATGAAAAATATGGCAGCGATGTAGAAATAGTAGGAGTCCAACCTGCAGAGGGAGAAAGAATTCCAGGCATTAAAAGGCAAGATGCGAATAGCTTTACTAATCTAGTTAAGATCGATAGAATGATGGACATAACTAGGAATGACGCAATAGAAGGAATAAAGGATGTCGCTAGAAGTACTGGAATTTTAATAGGAATAAGCGCTGGAGCAACAGTTGCCGCATATAAGAAGCTTGCTGACTACAAAACTACAGTATTGATATTTCCTGACGATGCGTTTAAATATTTTATGGAATTAGACGATATAGATTCTAAGGTATAA
- a CDS encoding sulfurtransferase TusA family protein — protein MKEIDSDGICPVVLLEIYREWKELKEGEEEEVVVRTPWEASVQALEKWCTETGNIFLGYEKQGSKIVIRLKIKK, from the coding sequence ATGAAGGAAATAGATTCTGATGGGATATGTCCAGTAGTTTTACTTGAAATTTATAGGGAATGGAAGGAATTAAAGGAAGGCGAAGAAGAGGAAGTAGTTGTAAGAACTCCTTGGGAGGCATCAGTGCAAGCTTTAGAAAAATGGTGCACTGAAACTGGAAATATATTTTTAGGTTATGAAAAGCAAGGAAGTAAAATAGTGATTAGGTTAAAAATAAAGAAATAA
- a CDS encoding DsrE/DsrF/DrsH-like family protein, translating into MAKLTILLADNSMDKFYHGLVLAIGGKSLNWDVKFFVTSQAVILFTREMKGKSKLRMGFFARTFINFQMKRMNVPDTSKLLIEAIKEGVDFYVDEAGLKLAGFSKSDLLDGIKLSDTISFLEEAKTSDVVVTL; encoded by the coding sequence ATGGCAAAACTTACAATATTACTTGCGGATAACAGCATGGATAAATTTTATCACGGATTAGTTTTAGCAATAGGTGGAAAATCCTTAAATTGGGATGTGAAATTCTTTGTAACTTCACAAGCTGTAATTCTTTTTACCAGAGAAATGAAAGGTAAATCTAAGCTTAGAATGGGATTTTTTGCCAGGACTTTTATTAATTTTCAAATGAAGAGAATGAACGTTCCAGATACGTCAAAGCTGCTTATAGAGGCTATAAAAGAAGGAGTCGATTTTTACGTAGACGAAGCAGGGCTAAAGTTAGCAGGATTTTCCAAATCTGATTTGCTGGATGGAATAAAACTGTCAGATACTATATCTTTTTTAGAAGAAGCTAAAACTTCAGACGTGGTGGTTACGTTATGA